The region ACGAGCAGGTGCGGCATCTTCGCGAGGTTCGCGACGACGTAGCCGCCCTCGACGTCCTTGCCGATGCCGATCGTCATCGGGTGCTTGGAGTCGGCGGCGGCGCGCGAGCGCAGCACGTCGCCGAGCTTGACCGTCTCGCGGTCCGGGTTCGGGATCTCGATGCCGATCGCCGACTTGCCCGGGATGGGCGAGAGGATGCGCACCTCGTTCGACGCGACGGCGTACGAGAGGTTCTTCGACAGCGCGGTCACGCGCTCGACCTTGACGCCCGGCGCGACCTCGATCTCGTAGCGCGTGACCGTCGGCCCGCGCGAGAAGCCCGTGACTCGCGCGTCGACGTTGAACGAGCCGAGCACCTGGGTGATCGCCGCGACGATCTCGTCGTTGGCCGCCGAGCGCGCCTTGGGCGGGTCGCCCTGCGCGAGCGAGGCGATCGACGGCAGCCGGTAGGGGCGCTGCGCGACGGCGGGCGCCGCCGCGATCGGCTCGGCCGGCGCGTCGAGCGCGACCTCGCCGGTGTGCTTCCGCATGGCCGCCTCGGCCTGCTCGAGCGACTCGAGCACGGCGGTCGCGTACTCCTCGTGCTCGTCGTCGGCGACCTCCGGCAGCGGCTCGGGGGTCGTCGCGGGCACCGCGACCGCCTCGGCGTCGACGCGCGTCGTCGGCTGCTCGCGGTCGATCATCACGGGGGTGTCGTAGGCGGGATCGACCTCGCGGCCGGTCGCGTTGCGGCGCCAGAACGGCAGCGAGCCGGTGCCCGACTCGATCGAGTCGCCCTCGATCGGCTCCTCCTCGGCCGCCTCGGCCTTCGCGAGCTCCTTCGCCTCGCGGCGAGCGCGGCGGGCCTCCTCGCGCTCCTCGGGCGTGCCGGTCTCGATGCCGAAGAGGTAGCCGTAGAGGTCGGTGAGCCGCTCGGGGATGCGGGTCGGGGGCGTGCGGGTGATGACGAGCACCGCGAGCGCGGCGACGAGGCCGCAGACGATGCCGGCACCGATCGGCGTCATCAGCGCCGCGAGCGGCGCGGCGGCGACCCAGCCGAGGATGCCGCCCGCGTCGGCGAGCGCGGGCATGCCGAGCGACGCATCCGGCATCCCGAGCAGCACGTGGCACAGACCGGCGACGGAGATGAGCAGCAGCGCGATGCCGACGCCGACGCGGCCGTTGTCGCTCACCGAGGCCGGGTGGCGGAACATCCACAGCGCGAGGAGCACGAAGACGACCGGCAGCGCGATCGCGACCTGGCCGAAGAGCCCGCCCCACGTGTAGGCGGAGATGGCCTGCGCGACCGCGTTGGCCGGCAGGATCCACTCGACGACCGCGCCGAGCACCGCGAGGATCGTGAGCAGGAAGGGCACGCCGTCGCGGCGCTCCTCCTTCGCGAGCGACTCGCGGCCGAAGACGCGCGCCGCACCGCCCGTCGCGTGCGCGAGGCCCATCCACGCGCGCTGCGCGAGGCCGGGGCCGTCGTCCTCGAACACGGGCTGCGCCTTCGTCGACCGGGCCGCCCGGTGCACCTTCGTGGTCGCGGAGGTCGACGTGCCGGTCGAGCGCCCGCGCGGGGACGGCTTGGTCGACTTGGTGCTCGTGGCCATGGCCGACACCCTAGATGCCGGCGCCCACGAGCGGCCGGAGGCGCTCCGCTCAGAAGCGGATGGCCTCGATCACCTTCGAGCGGACGGCGATCGTCGCGGGCACGCTGCCCGCGAGCGCGCCGACGGCCGCGGCGACCACGAGCCCCGTGACGGCGGCCGACATCGGGAAGCCCGGCAGCACCATGCCGCCGACGCCCTGCGTGAGCGCGTCCTGCACGATCGGCAGCCGGTAGGCGAAGATGCACACCGCGATGCCGATCGTGCCGGCGACGACGGTGCCGACGACCGACTCGAGCATGACTGCGACGAAGATGCGGGTGCGCGACGCCCCGAAGGCGCGGCGGATGCCGAGCTCGCGCACGCGCTGCCGGATCGAGACGACGGCGACGGTCACGAGCCCGAGCGCGCCGAGCAGCAGGATGACGGCGGCGGTGCCGACGAGCGTGAGCTGCAGCGGCAGCAGCGGGTCATAGCCGTCGTCGAACGACTGCCAGTCGCTGCGGTTGCCGTCGACCATCGCGCCCGGGAGCGCCCCGCGCAGATCCTGCCGCAGCATCCGCACGCCCTCCTCGGCAGTCTCCTCCGGCACCCACGCCTCGAGCTGGAACGAGACCCCGAAGCTCATCGGGTCGGTCTCGGCGATGCGCACCACGTCGCGCGGCAGCATCCACGCCTGCGGCCAGTCGTCGCCGAGCCCCCGATCGACGAGGCCGACGACGACCGCGGTCGTGCCGCCGAGCTCGATCGTGCGGTGCGCCTCCATGCCCCCGCCGCCGAGCGCGTCGAGCACGCCGCGATTGACGACGACCGCCGGGGCGAGGCGGGCGCGATCGCTCTCGACGAGGAACCGGCCCTCCGCGACCGGCAGGTGCCGCAGGATCGCCCAGTCGGGGTCGACGCCCGCGAGCTCGACCTGCTGCGGACCGCCGAGCCCGACCAGGGTCGCCCCGGTGTTCGTCGTCGCGCTCGCGAAGTCGATGCTGTAGCGCTCGACCGCGGTCTCGATGGCGTCGAGCGTCGCGCCCGGATCGCCGCCGGGCGTGCCGTCGGCGGAGCCCTCCTGGATCCACATGCTGATCGTGGCGGCGCGGCCGGTCTGCGCCTCCATCGACGTCAGCAGCGTCGAGCGGGCGAGGTCGCCGAGGGCGACGGATGCGGTGAGCGCGGCGATCGCGACCGTCACGCCGATGAGGCTCATGAGCACGCGGCCGCGGTGGATGCGCAGCTCGGTCCAGGCGTCCTGGATCGCGGCGACGACGTCGGTCACGAGAGCGCTCCCGCCGCCGGCTCGAGCGCGTGGAGCCGCCCGTCGGCGAGCCGCAGCACGCGTCGCGCGCGAGCGGCGACCGCGAGGTCGTGCGTGATGGTCACGAGCGCGGCTCCGGCCTCGGTCGCGACCTCGTCGAGCAGGTCCATCGTGCGCGAGCCGGTCTCGATGTCGAGCGCTCCGGTCGGCTCGTCGGCGAGGATGAGCCGCGGCCGGCGCACGAGCGCCCGGGCGATCGCGACGCGCTGCTGCTCGCCGCCGGAGAGATTCGTGGCCCTCGTGTCGAGGCGGTGCCCGAGCCCCACGCGCTGCAGCATCTCGCGCGCCAGGTGGGCGCGCTGCCAGTAGCGGCGGCCCGCGCCGTAGTGGAGCGGCACGGCGACGTTCTCGGCCGCCGTGAGCCCCTCGATGAGGTTGAACTGCTGGAAGACGAAGCCGACGCTCGCGCCTCGCAGCCGGTCGCGCGCGCGGGCGCCCATGAGCGCGACCGGCTCGCCGTCGAGCTCGACGGCCCCGGTCGTCGGCTGGTCGATGAGCCCGAGGATGTTGAGCAGGGTCGACTTGCCCGAGCCGGAGCGGCCGACGATCGAGACGCGGTCCCCCGGCGCGACGTCGAGGTCGATGCCGCGGAGGATCTGCAGCGCGGGCCCGTCGATCGTCGCGAACTGGCGCGTGACGTCGCGCAGGCGAAGGAGCGGCACCATCAGAACCCGCAGACCATGGGGTCGGCTGTCATCGGGTCGGCGCACGGGTCGGCGGCTCCGGGCACGAACTGCAGCACGGCATCCCCCTCCGAGAGCCCTGCGCGCACCTCGACCATGCGCCCGTCGCTGAGCCCGAGCTCGACGGGCACCTCCTCCGGCTCGCCGTCGGCGCCGGGCCGGTAGGCGATGCCGGTCTCGGCGCTGCCGAGCACGGCGGTCGTCGGCAGCAGCAGCACGTCGCTCGCCGAGCCCGCGCTCAGCTCGACCTTCGCGGCGAGGCCGACGAAGACGCGCACGTCGCTCGGCACCGCGCACGTGAGCGTCGCGCTCGCGCCGGTCGTGATCTGCTCGCCGGCCGGCTGGGCGATCCTGACCGAGCCGCACTCGAACGGCGCGGGCCCGCCGTCGATCGTGACGGTCGCCGACTCGGGCTGCGTCGTGAGCCGGTACTGCTCTGCCGCGCCGAGGCTCGCGCGCACGACGTGCTCGGGCGGCTGCACGGCGCCGGTCTCCCCCGCGACGTCGACGCTCTGGCCGACGAGCACGGCGAAGCCCGTGAGCGTGCCGGCGGCGGGCGCGACGATGCTGTGCACGCGCGCGGTGGGCGGCGGCACGGTGCCGTCGGCTGCGGGCGCGCCCTGCGTCTCGACGCGCACCGTGTAGAGCACGTCGCCCGCGGCGACCTGCGCGCCGTCCGCGGCGCTCACGCGCGCGACGGTGCCCGAGTGGGTCGAGCGCACCGGCACCGCCTCGACCGGCACGATCATGCCCTCGATCGAGACGGCGTTCTCGACCGAGCCGCGCTCGACCGTCGCGAGCGGCTCCTCGAACGCGGCGCCGGGCGCGAAGCCGTCGTCGGCGCTCACCGCCTCGACGTCGGGGAAGAACGCGAGCTTGACGAGCGCGATCGCGATCGCCGCGCCGACGGCGAGCTTGAGCACCGGCAGCACCCACGTGCGCCACGCGCCCGGGCCGCGAGCCGCGCGCTCCGCCTTCCGCAGCCGCGAGCGCTCGAGCTGCTCGAGCCTCGCCTGCCGCTTCGCGGCCGCTCGCGCCTCGCGCTGCGAGGGCTGGCGATGCACGGGGGCCTCGCCGTGCAGCGGCGGCGGCACGGCCGCGGGCTCGACGGGGGCGGTCTGGTCCTGCTCGGGCACGGCGGCGTCCTCTCGGGCGGGGCGGCGCGCATCCGTTGCGTGCCCTCGCTCGTCACGCTAGGGCACGCGAGCGCGCTCGCCCCTCCCCCTCGAGGATGATCTCGACGTGTCGGCTACGCCTCGATGACGACCGGCACGATCATCGGGCGGCGGCGGATGCGCGTGCCCACCCAGCGGCCGACCGTGCGGCGCACGACCTGCTGGAACTGGTGCTGGTCGCGCACGCCATGCTCGCCGGCCTCGGCGAGCGCCTTCGCGAGGACGACAAGGTCTTCGACCCTTTCGCCGCAAGATCTTCGAGGGCTCGCCGAGGCGGGCCGACGATGGCCTTCGTCGTCCGCGACTCGAGTGCGACGATTGTCCGACCAAGAAAGCTGCGCAGAAAAGAACATTGCGGGAGTCGCATCGGCCGACTACGTTCTGGAGGTACCCACGAGTTCGACGATCGGAAAGACATGCGCTCCTTGGCGCGACTGACAGCAGTTCTCACTATTGTTGCTGGATTCATCGGAGGTGTGAGTCAAGCGCCCGGCCCCCAGCAGCTCGACGTTGCAGATGACTCAGGGATCGTAGCTCCGAACATATTTCTCGACCCGTGGGAAACGCTGCAATGCCGCAAGGGCAATACCGGCTTCACTGTCCACGACTACTACGACTTTTACCAGCAGGAGTATGTCTCTTTGCGCTGCGGGAGCCACAACGACTCGACGAGCACGGGCTCGGGTTGGGTGCACATCGAGGCGAGGCACTACGAGGACTGGCAGGCTCTGCTCGATAGATGTCGCGCAGAAAACGGATGCTTCGATCCGACCGTGCATTGGGACGACGTGATGAATTTGTCCATCCAGGCGGCGCTGGAGGCACAGCTGCAGGTGGTGCCGCGGGCCTCGAACCAGACTGCTTGCTATGCGACCGAAGTGTGGCTGAATTCGGATCCAATCGTCGTCTACTATCCTGCCATCGTTCTCTCGACCAATCGAGGCGGCTCGGCGGACGATCCGCAGAACATCATAACGGCGTACTTCTCCACTTCGGACAGCACACCGTGCTGATGAGCGATTCTCCCGCCCGCGAGGTCGAGATCGCAGTCGACTACGGAGTACGCTGGCCAGTCAAGGTTGATCACATGTACACGTCCGAGATTCGGCGCCTACTCGATCCGGCGACGATCGATGAGCTCAGCCATCTAGCCGAATGGTGGCATGAAGCCTTCGCTGCCACCCCAGATAACTTCGCACACCCCGCTCCCGACGCGGTCATCGACGAGTGGCGGCGCCGGCTCGACCACGCCAGAGCCACGCTGCAGCGTGATCTCGGACCTGGGTTCATCGTCGCCTGATGGAACCTACGCCTCGATGACGACCGGCACGATCATCGGGCGGCGACGGATGCGCGTGCCCACCCAGCGGCCGACCGTGCGGCGCACGACCTGCTGGTACTGGTGCTGGTCGCGCACGCCCTGCTCGCCGGCCTCCGCGAGCGCCTTGACGATCTTCGGGCGGATGTCGTCGAAGACCTTGTCGTCCTCGGCGAAGCCGCGCGCGTGGATCTCGGGGCCGACGATGACCTTGCCGGTCTGCGGCTCGAGCGCGACGAAGATCGAGATGAAGCCCTCCTCGGCGAGGATGCGGCGGTCCTTGAGGTCGGCCTCGTCGATGCGGCCGACGGACGAGCCGTCGACGTAGACGAAGCCGATCTCGAGCTGGCCCGAGACCGTCACCTCGCCGTCGCGCAGGTCCCACACGGTGCCGTTCTCGCCGACGAACGCTCGGTCGCGCGGCACGCCGGTGTCGATCGCGAGCGACGCCGCGGCGTGCAGGTGGCGGTACTCGCCGTGCACCGGCACGACGTTCCGCGGCTTGAGGATGTTGTAGCAGTACAGCAGCTCGCCCGCCGAGGCGTGGCCCGAGACGTGCACCTTCGCCGAGCCCTTGTGCACGACCTTCGCCCCGAGCTGCATGAGCCCGTTGATGACGCGGAAGACGGCGTTCTCGTTGCCGGGGATGAGGCTCGAGGCGAGGATGACGGTGTCGCCCTCGCCGACCTCGATGCGGTGCTCGCCGTTGACGATGCGGCTCAGCACCGCCATCGGCTCGCCCTGCGAGCCGGTCGACATGAAGACGACCTGCTCGCGCGGCATGTTCTCGGCCTCCTTCTGGCTCACCACGACGCCGTCGGGCACCTTGAGGTAGCCGAGGTCGGCCGCGATGCCCATGTTGCGCACCATCGAGCGGCCGACGAACGCGACCTTGCGGCCGTTCTCGTGCGCCGCGTCGAGCACCTGCTGCACGCGGTGCACGTGGCTCGAGAAGGAGGCGACGACGACGAGCCCGGAGGTCTTCGCGATCACCTGCGAGATGACGGGGCCGATCTCGCGCTCGGGCGCCGTGAACCCCGGGACGTCGGCGTTCGTCGAGTCGACCAGGAACGCATCCACGCCCTCCTCGCCGAGCCGCGCGAACGCGCGCAGGTCGGTGATGCGGTCGTCGAGCGGCAGCTGGTCCATCTTGAAGTCGCCCGTGTGGAGCACGAGGCCCGCGCTCGTGCGGATCGCGACGGCGAGGGCGTCGGGGATCGAGTGGTTGACGGCGACGAACTCGGTCTCGAACGGGCCGAGCTGCTCGACGTCGCCCTCCCTCACCGTGTGGGTGTAGGGCTTGATGCGGTGCTCCTTGAGCTTCGCCTCGACGAGCGCGAGGGTGAGCTGCGAGCCGAGCAGGGGGATGTCGGCCTTGAGGCGCAAGAGGTAGGGCACGGCGCCGATGTGGTCCTCGTGGCCGTGCGTGAGCACGACGGCGACGATGTCGTCGAGGCGGTCGCGGATGGGACCGAAGTCGGGCAGCACGAGGTCGACGCCCGGCTGGTGCTCCTCGGGGAAGAGCACGCCGCAGTCGACGATGAGCAGCTTGCCGTCCTGCTCGTACACCGTCATGTTGCGGCCGACCTCGCCGAGGCCGCCGAGCGGGAAGAAGCGGAGGGTGCCCGTCGCGAGCGCGGGGGGCTGGGTGATGGCCGTCAAGGGGCCTCCTTCATATGCGGCTCGCGTGTGGCGAGCGGATGTGGGGTGCGCGCTCCTCGCGCGCGGGAAGATCTGGGGTGGATGCGGTCACGGGCTCGCGCGCTCAGCGCGTCGTGCCGTGCACCTTCGGCAGGGCGCCGCCAGCGGCGGCGTTGCGGTCGGGGCGGAAGCGGCTTAGGTCGAGGCCGTCGACGCCCGTGACGAGCGCGAGCTCGTCCTCGATGAGGGCCGCCTCGGCGTCTTCGGGGCCGACGAGCGGCAGGCGCACGCGCGGGCTGCCGATGCGGCCGAGCCCGTGCAGGATGTACTTCGTCGAGACTGTGCCGGGCACGTGCGTCATCGTCGCGCGCACGAGCGGCTCGAGCGCCTGGTGCTGCGCCTGCGCGGTGTGCAGGTCGCCCGCGTTCACGGCGTCGACGATCGTGCGGTACGGCTTGGGCGCGATGTTCGCGGTGACGCCGATGAGGCCCGACGCGCCGATCGCGAGGTGCGGGAGCACGTTCGCGTCGTCGCCCGAGAAGTAGAGCAGGTCGGTCTGGTTCAGCACGCGGCTCACCTCGGCGAAGTCGCCCTTGGCGTCCTTCACCGCGAGGATGTTCGGGTGCTTCGCCGCCCGCAGGAGCGTCTCGTAGCGGATCGGGATGCCCGAGCGGCCGGGGATGTCGTAGAGGATGACCGGCAGGTCGGTCGCGTCGGCGATGAGCCGGAAGTGCGTGAGCACGCCCGCCTGCGTGGGCTTGTTGTAGTACGGCGTGACGATCATGACGCCGTCGGCGCCCGCTCGCTCGGCCTGGCGGTAGAGGTCGATCGCGTGCGCGGTCTCGTTCGAGCCGCCGCCCTGGATGACCTTCGCGCGGTCGCCCGCGACGGCCTTCGCGACCTCGACGAGCCGGATCTTCTCCGGGTCGGTGAGCGTCGACGTCTCGCCGGTCGTGCCGGAGACGACGATGCCGTCGGCGCCGTGCGTCACGACGTCGTCGATGAGCCGCTCGACGTCGTCCCAGTCGACCTCGCCGTCCGCCGAGAACGGCGTCACGAGCGCGACGAGCACCTGGCCGAAGGGATTGGGATTCACCCGACCAGGCTACCGTGCCTGCCGCGAGCCCGTCCCCGGTGCGCGCTCGAGGGTGCGGTACGCGAACCGCAGCCCGCTGCGGCTCTCGTGCCACCCCTCGGCCGGATCGCGCGCGACCTCGTGCCATGACGCATCCGGGGTCGGCGCTGTCGTGTCGCCCGTCGCGTCGAGCTCGATGTCGGTGATCTCGAGCCGGTCGGCACGCGCCATCGCCTCGCGGTAGACGCGGCCGCCGCCGACGATCCACACCTCGTCGTCGAGCGCGAGCGCCACGGCGAGCGCTTCGTCGAGGCTCGAGACGACGCGCGCGCCGGGCGCGTCGAAGTCGCCGCTCGAGGTGATGACGATGTTGTCGCGCCCCAGCAGCGGCCGGTAGCGCGCGGGGAACGACTCCCACGTGCGTCGGCCCATCACGACCGGGTGGCCCATGGTGATCGCCTTGAAGCGCGCCATGTCCTCGGGGAGCGACCACGGCATGTCGCCCGCGTCGCCGATGACGCCGCCGCGCGCCTGCGCCCAGATCATGCCGATCATCAGACCGCGACCGGCGCCTTGATGCCCGGGTGGTGCTCGTAGCCGACGACCTCGAAGTCTTCGAGCTCGTAGTCGAGGATGCTGTCGGGCCGGCGGCGGATGCGCAGGGTCGGGAGCGGGTACGGCTCGCGTGAGAGCTGCCGCTCTACTTGCTCGACGTGGTTGTCGTAGACGTGGCAGTCGCCGCCCGTCCACACGAAGTCGCCGACCTCGAGGCCGGTCTGCTGCGCGACCATGTGCGTCAGGAGCGCGTAGCTCGCGATGTTAAACGGCACCCCGAGGAACATGTCGGCCGAGCGCTGGTAGAGCTGGCACGAGAGCCGGCCGTCGGTCACGTCGAACTGGAAGAACGCGTGGCACGGCGCGAGGGCCATGTCGGGGATGTCGGCGGGGTTCCAGGCCGAGACGATGTGCCGGCGCGAGTCGGGGTTCGAGCGGATCGACTCGACGACCTGGGCGATCTGGTCGATCGTGCCGCCGTCGCGGTCGGGCCACGAGCGCCACTGCACCCCGTAGACCGGGCCGAGCTCTCCATCCGCGTCCGCCCACTCGTCCCAGATGGTGACGCCGCGCTCCTGCAGCCAGCGCACGTTCGATTCGCCGCGCAGGAACCACAGCAGCTCGAGCGCGATCGACTTGAAGTGCACGCGCTTCGTGGTGATGAGCGGGAAGCCCTCAGAGAGGTCGAAGCGCAGCTGCCGGCCGAACACCGAGCGGGTGCCGGTGCCGGTGCGGTCGCCCTTGTGCTTGCCGTTCGCCATCACGTCGGCGAGCAGGGCCTCGTAGGGGTGTGCGGTCACGGTGCCTTGGGTCACGGTGCCTTCCCTCATGGTGCCTCCTGGGGTGCCGTCTTCCGGAGCGAGAGCGCCTTGCGCGCCGCCATGCGCGCGCGGCGACGGTCGCGCGCGGCGTCGTAGGCCATCGAGAGCCGCAACCACGACTGCCACGACTCGGGATGCGCCTCGACATCGGCCTTCGCGACCGGGAACGCGCCCTCGGCCGCCTCGCGGTCGGCGCGGCCCGAGGGCGTGCCGGGCAGCGGCTGCGGCATGCCGCCGGCGACCTCGAGCTCGCGCACCGCGCGGTCGAGCTGCACGCCGAAGACGACCTCGCGCGCGAGCGCCCACGCGCCGATGAGGAAGAAGATGATGAGGGCGGCGCCGACAGCGATCGCGAGCGGCTGCCCGGTGGCGATGAACTGCACGGCGCGGCTGCCGGCGAGCACGACGTAGAGCGCGAGCACGGCCGCCATCGCGAGCGCGAAGCCCTTCCTCGCGCTCGTGCGCGCCGCAGGCCGATCGGTCACGAGAGCCCCAGCAGGTCACCGATGCCGACGGTCACGCCGGGCTGCGCGTCGGCGCGGAGCGCGAGCAGGATCCCGGCGGCGTACGAGTCGCTCGAGGTCGTGTCGTGGCGGATCGTGAGCGTCTCGCCCGTCCCGCCGAAGACGACCTCCTGGCGCGCGACGACGCCGGGCAGCCGCAGCGCGTGCACCGGCACACCCGCGATCACGGTGCCCCGGCCAGGCTCGTCAGGGGTCGCGGGCACGAAGCCGCGCACCGCGCCGATCGCCTCGGCGGTGCGCGTCGCCGTGCCGCTCGGGGCGTCGCGCTTGCGGTCGTGGTGCGCCTCGACGACCTCGACGGCGGTGAAGTGCCGCGCGGCGATCGTGGCGAGGTGCGTCTCGAGCACGCTGCCGAGCGAGAAGTTGGGGACGATGCGGATGCGCTCGGCGCCTCGGGCGCGGAGGGCCTCGATGCGCTCCTCGGTCCAGCCGCTCGTCGCGACGACGACGGGCACGCCCGCGTCGAGCGCCGCGTCGACGAGCTGCTGGCTCGCGCCGAGCACGGTCGCGTCGAAGACGACGTCGATCCCGTCGAGCTCGAGCCCCTCGCGCACGTCGAGCTCGACCGGCTCGAGGTCGCCGGCGTCGCGCACGAGCCGCAGTGCGAGGGATCCGAGACTGCCGGTCGCGCCCGCGATCCCGATGCGCCTCGTCGATGCCATGCACTCCAGCCTACGGCGCGGGCCGGTCGCGCAGCGCCCGTACAGTGGGCTGGTGCACGCCGACATCCGCCTCGAGGACCCCGCGTCCGAGCTCGCCCAGTCGCTCCTGCGGGCCTACTTCGCCGATCGCGCGATCACGTTCGTCGGCGGTGCCTACACGCCGAAGCCCGCCGATCCCGCGACGCTCCGCGCACCCGAGGGCGCGTTCCTCGTCGTGTGGGACGGCGGCGAGGCGATCGGATGCGGTGCCCTGCGTCGACTGAGCCCGTCGCGCTTCGAGATCAAGCACCTCTACGTCGCCCCCGCGGGCCGCGGCCGCGGCACCGGCGCGGCGCTGCTCGCCGCGCTCGAGGCGCGCGCGGTCGAGCTGGGAGCGACGGAGGTCGTGCTCGACACGAACGCGGCGCTCGCACCGGCGAACCGGCTCTACGCCACGCGCGGCTACGAGTCGATCCCCGCGTACAACGACAACCCCAACGCGACGACCTGGTTCCGGAAGCCGGTCGCCTCCCCGTCCGGAGGCTGAGCGCCCCAGCCGCTGGCTGAGCCGGTCCCCGCCGCCCCAGCCGCTGGCTGAGCCGGTCCGCGCGCGTGAGCGCGCTGACCGTGTCGAAGCCGACTGCTGCGCGGCGAGGCTTCGACACGCTGTGCGCCTCCGGCGCGCAGCGGCTCAGCCAGCGAAGGGCTAGAAGGGCTGCGGCAGCGGCAGCCCCGTGCGGTCCTCGGGCGGCAGGTGGCCGAGGTCGTTGTGCACGAGCAGCTGCGGCGGCTTGCCCGTGCGGCGACGGATGATCGTGAGCCCGCAGTTCGCCTGGTTGAGGGCCATCCACTGCCAGTTCGGCGACTGCATGACCTCGCGCACGAACCAGCCGATCACGAAGTTGTGGGTGACGAGCAGCTCGTTGACATCGCCGCGCGATGGGCGCAGCCAGTGCGCCACCGCATCCTGCATCTGCGCCGAGCCCGCCTCGACCTCCGCGGGCCGGACGGCCTTCAGGAAGCCGTGGAACCCGAGGGGCGTGTCCTCCTCGAGCCCCGAGGGAATGCAGTCGAGCAGCAGCGCCGACTTCTGGAACTCCACCGCCGGCAGTCGCTCCTGCATGATCGCAGCCGTCTCGGTCGCGCGCTGCAGCGGCGACGTCCACGCCTGGTCGAACGCGACCCCGGAGAGCCGCTGCGCGATCGCGTGCGCCTGCCGCACCCCTCGACCCGAGAGCCGACCGTCCTCGACCCCGTGCTCGGCGTCGAGCTGCTCTCCGTGCCGGACGAGGTAGAGCAGGTGCGCCATGGAATCCTTCCGCGGGCGCAGCGTCGCGCCCAGGTCGTCCGTGGACGCGCGGGAGCGCCCTTCGTGATCAGCGGGCGGTGGTGGCCGCCCCTTCCACCGTAGTGCCATCGGGGGACACGACGAGCCCGTCGAGGCCGTCCGGCGCCTGCCCGACCGCCGAGATCGACCGCGGTCCGGCGGCGAGCTCGGCGACGAGCGCCCGCACGTCCGCGTCGCTCACGCGCTCGATGCGCTCGAGCGTCGCGTCGACGTCGAGGAACTCGCCGAGCGTGAGCTCCGCGCGGCCGAGCCGCGACATCCGCGTGTCGGTGTCCTCGAGCGCGAGCGCCGAGCCGCCTGCGAGCTGTCCCTTCGCGCGGCGCAGCTCCTCGTCGCTCGCGCCGTCGGCGAGCCGCTCGAGCTCGCCGATCATGAGCGACGCGACCTCGAG is a window of Agrococcus sp. Marseille-Q4369 DNA encoding:
- the dapA gene encoding 4-hydroxy-tetrahydrodipicolinate synthase, producing the protein MNPNPFGQVLVALVTPFSADGEVDWDDVERLIDDVVTHGADGIVVSGTTGETSTLTDPEKIRLVEVAKAVAGDRAKVIQGGGSNETAHAIDLYRQAERAGADGVMIVTPYYNKPTQAGVLTHFRLIADATDLPVILYDIPGRSGIPIRYETLLRAAKHPNILAVKDAKGDFAEVSRVLNQTDLLYFSGDDANVLPHLAIGASGLIGVTANIAPKPYRTIVDAVNAGDLHTAQAQHQALEPLVRATMTHVPGTVSTKYILHGLGRIGSPRVRLPLVGPEDAEAALIEDELALVTGVDGLDLSRFRPDRNAAAGGALPKVHGTTR
- a CDS encoding dihydrofolate reductase, which produces MIWAQARGGVIGDAGDMPWSLPEDMARFKAITMGHPVVMGRRTWESFPARYRPLLGRDNIVITSSGDFDAPGARVVSSLDEALAVALALDDEVWIVGGGRVYREAMARADRLEITDIELDATGDTTAPTPDASWHEVARDPAEGWHESRSGLRFAYRTLERAPGTGSRQAR
- a CDS encoding thymidylate synthase, which codes for MREGTVTQGTVTAHPYEALLADVMANGKHKGDRTGTGTRSVFGRQLRFDLSEGFPLITTKRVHFKSIALELLWFLRGESNVRWLQERGVTIWDEWADADGELGPVYGVQWRSWPDRDGGTIDQIAQVVESIRSNPDSRRHIVSAWNPADIPDMALAPCHAFFQFDVTDGRLSCQLYQRSADMFLGVPFNIASYALLTHMVAQQTGLEVGDFVWTGGDCHVYDNHVEQVERQLSREPYPLPTLRIRRRPDSILDYELEDFEVVGYEHHPGIKAPVAV
- the dapB gene encoding 4-hydroxy-tetrahydrodipicolinate reductase, which translates into the protein MASTRRIGIAGATGSLGSLALRLVRDAGDLEPVELDVREGLELDGIDVVFDATVLGASQQLVDAALDAGVPVVVATSGWTEERIEALRARGAERIRIVPNFSLGSVLETHLATIAARHFTAVEVVEAHHDRKRDAPSGTATRTAEAIGAVRGFVPATPDEPGRGTVIAGVPVHALRLPGVVARQEVVFGGTGETLTIRHDTTSSDSYAAGILLALRADAQPGVTVGIGDLLGLS
- a CDS encoding GNAT family N-acetyltransferase, coding for MHADIRLEDPASELAQSLLRAYFADRAITFVGGAYTPKPADPATLRAPEGAFLVVWDGGEAIGCGALRRLSPSRFEIKHLYVAPAGRGRGTGAALLAALEARAVELGATEVVLDTNAALAPANRLYATRGYESIPAYNDNPNATTWFRKPVASPSGG
- a CDS encoding histidine phosphatase family protein encodes the protein MAHLLYLVRHGEQLDAEHGVEDGRLSGRGVRQAHAIAQRLSGVAFDQAWTSPLQRATETAAIMQERLPAVEFQKSALLLDCIPSGLEEDTPLGFHGFLKAVRPAEVEAGSAQMQDAVAHWLRPSRGDVNELLVTHNFVIGWFVREVMQSPNWQWMALNQANCGLTIIRRRTGKPPQLLVHNDLGHLPPEDRTGLPLPQPF